In Accipiter gentilis chromosome 33, bAccGen1.1, whole genome shotgun sequence, the genomic window TAAGTAGCCTAGATACTGTAAATGTAATGCTGAGATTTCAGAGActagcttttgttttatttcagatattgCTTGAGATGAAAAATTCTCAGAATTACCCAGTCATGCATTTCTTGCTCTGTTGTGGCTGCCAGGCGGATTGGCCATCGCTGCTTCGTCCTTTCAGGTGTATACAGTGCAAAGGAGTGTTTGGCTTCATTCAGAACTTCAACTATAATAGTGACTTCATTCAGGAACACATGGATATACTAAGACAagacacacaaaagaaaatttgCGAGTAAAGCAAACTCAGATATACCCTCCTCAGAGCCAGCGTTTTTGCACTTCAGGACAATGAATGAGGCATTCCTGCCAAGAATAGCAAAGCATCAATTCCTGGTGCAGAAGGAATGGGGCTCAATCTCCAGTCCTGCACTACCTCTGATTCCTATTGCCCATACTCATTAACCCCATTTATGAAGACCCTGGCCAGCCAAGCTTGTCTCCTTCTTCACAATCAAGAACATTTTGAACTTCCAAAAGAATTCCTAATTAGAGCAAAGCAGATGGTTTAAGCAATGTGGATGGCTGCTGACTGGGTATTTCTGACATAGTATTAACATAGCTACAGCTTAGAAAAGCTTGCAATTTGCTAGTACCCTGGGCTATATTTGAATTGGTTCCCAAAACTTAGAACAGCAGCATACCATAATTTGCCTCccttaagaaaacagttttcccttCAAAAGTTTTCCTTTGCCGTGTGCAACCCTCTCAAGGGTCTCAAGCCGAACACACCTTTTTCTCCTCATGATACATGTAATAGATGAACAGGATGCTGTCGCGCATTCCATCGCTCCCAGTGAACTGCTCAAGTGCGACTCGAACATCCATCCATTTATGAGGTTTCCAATTCCTCCACCATTGCAAGGTTCCAGTTTTAACCCAAACTGACTGCAATGCAAACACAAATTTACAGGAGTAAGGAAACTGCATGACTTTCTTTCTCCTGAATACTATTTTTTGTGACCACAAGAAATCCCTACTGCAAGTTAGTCTGTATCGTATTAGTTAATTCTGAAACAGAGTATACCAGAGCATTCAGGAGGCTGaagacaaaatgaaaactgaCAAAACTGGATAGAAAGGTGCTGAAATAGCATGTGTGTACAGTGTTAACATTTCACCTCTGCAAGAATGCAGTAGCACACAGACACTAATTGACTCTAGTGTGCTCCTGTTGTAACACAACTTTTTAAAGGTTGGACTTCAAAGGCTTTTGACATAATCTTTTTAAACTTGATTAAACCCCTGGACTCCAagtgtttttaatgaaattaattccaGCTGTCATTTGGAAATTAGGAATGAAGGGACCAAAAATGTGAATGAATCTGAAAAGAGCCATAAGGAGTCATAACAAAGGGAACATCAAACAAAAATGCTGCGATTTAAGTGCTGCTATTGATATTTGCATCATTGTTCTATTTCTGCAAGTTACATTAATCCGTTAATGGTCACAGAGAGGGAAAGTTCACCTACTTGAGTCATTGTTTCAATTAAGAAGCCTCATCTTGTGGTGGAATAATTCATACAATGTTCCACTGTTGCCAACATTTCCCTGTAAATTTGAGGTTTCAGTGTACTCAAATAATGCTGACCAGTGCTTCGTTTCCTCCTATACAAAACTATCAGCTAATATTTTTAGATAAAGATTGCTGCTCTGTGTTTGGTAAGCTTCTAGTTTCCTACAGGGAGCTCAGACACTGATAATCCAGGAAAGTTGTCATAGACAGAAATAAGGACAAGAATATAAAGCTGACAGTAAGTTCAGATAAGTACATCAGAAATGTATTATCAATGCCCAGCATCGATAAATGTGTTTAGTAGACAAGAGATAAATGTCCTCACTGCTTACCTGCTCAATAGCCTGTTCATAGTGCCTAAAATTCTCCAGTTCCCGCTTTGTCCTTTCACTGAGCTGCTGAAAAATCTGCTTTCGCCATGCTGCTGTCTGTGCTGGAGTGATAGACAGAGACAGAGATTGCACAGAGGATGACAAACCTAGAACAGAACCCAAACCAATAAACTCCAGTGAGCTTTCACAGTTCTGTGAAAGGTAAAACATGATGCTGCTTTGAACACTGGACTGAATCAACCCAGTCTAACATAATTTCTCTAATTATTATACTTTGGAATCAATGTCTTATAGCCAAACTTCATAAATGATGCATAGAAATGTGATCACTAGATGATCATATAGAATCTTTCAAAGCTATAACCTTTGTTGGAAGTTTTATCACTGAACTGCAAGATAATTAAGTAATACAATGCATTAAGAGTTACGCTGTTACTAAATACTGGGATGCCACAGTTCAtggtttattttgaaaatattgttaTATACCACTGTCCTTCAAGAATCTAAATTCCAACTGCATCCAGTTATCAGCTGCACTCCCACTCACAATGCCTCTGAGTAATTTCTCTATCTTAACTTTGTCCCAGTAGGAATGGTAGGACCAAGGCAGTTATTTGTGGCATTTGCATCTCTTAAGAGAGCCCTTTTCACTGCTTTCACTTACTATTCAGTGATATTATGGGTTTTGCCTGAAGTAGCAGTTTCAGTGTAATTAAAAATGAGATACAGATGCAACACAGATTATTTTACAAAATTCTTACAGAAAATCAGAGAACTGTCACCTTTACATTTATATATCTCAATCCCAAAGTTCTGTACAGCTAAATACATGCAGCACTATCCTCAGACATGGAGTATATTAACAAACTGCAATAAGAGTAAATAGGTTATCAGAAGTTTTGCACCAtggttttgttcaaaaaaaaccccaaaccaacattTTTCTTGGGAGCACTGGGAATTAGGGTCTGTTGCGGTGACTGGATAGTACCTGATGGAACAGTGAACCATTTCAATGGGCTGTGCAAATCTACAAGGCAGCCTCCCCCAGACACCCAGGCCCACAGTGGGTGCTCATCGGCTCCATACTGTTCTTCAGCTCCCACTGAGAACATGCCAAGGGAAGACAGGCTGGATGTTTCTGCAAAGGTGCTGACGGAGAGGACTGGATGCTTTTGGGCCTCCTTCAAGTCAATGTTTGTCCActgcagttctgcagaaggaTTTGGGTTTGTAGATTTATGCATTTCAAGATTAGCTTTCTCATTACTAGTCGAAGCAACAGTAGCTTCTCCTTGATCAGAGTCCAGGGGATCCACAGTCAAATTTGCACATATTTCTGCTGTCTGGTCGCCTGAGCCTTTAccactgctgctggctgcagctcccaTTGGGAGAGTGTTGGCAAGGTTCATGGGTACACTTGGAAGGTCTGTATCAGAGGAAGTATCTGCATCACCCTGAATGATCGCGTTTGTTTGGTTCTGAATATCATCAGTAAAGAAACAGCCAGCACTGAAGGACAAATAGATAATTAATTAACTATCATTGAAAACATTATAAATTAGCACAGGCCTAAGACCACAGACATACAGAAATCAACCTAGTGTTTCAGCATTAGGAGAGAAACAGCAGACTTCTTTTCAAAGGTCAAACTCTGTCATCAAGGGAAAAGAGTCTAACAAACACAAATCTGGCAGACCAGTCTAGTAAATCTGAAACATAGGATGATCTTTCATTGATCTTTTCAAACGATCAGTGGTGTCGGCTGCCTACAACTCTCAGGAAAACACTGAAGCAACATCACATTTTCTGGATATGAAATAATGAATAGGATTTTTTAAAGCCCATTATTAACTTTATGATTTTTGTCTTAGCTAGAGAGGGCTTCTACTCAAGAGCACACTCTGACTCAAACAAGTAGCTTCTACAGCACTCCCAGCTTCATTGGCATGTCTTGCACAGCCAAGAGGCCAGCAGTCAGCAGGGAGTTACTGATTTAATCTCTCTAGGAAGGGAAATGTATAGTGACATTCAAGAGAAGGATAATTCCTAAGTAGAGTTGACACTCCTTCACAGTATTTCACAGGTAACATTTTTCTCTTATTAGAGACTAGTTCCAGATAGTAACTACAAGCATGCTGTGAATTTCAAAGTGGGAGCTTCAGTTTCTGCTCCGAGTGCAACAACTGCTGCTTATTGTTAATTTTAATGGCAAAAACTATGAATGCTTTTTGGCATACATAATGATTAGAGATGCCATCCACACTTCTCCCTGTCTGTACCGCTTGAATGTAAAGAAATAATCTTCTAGCATTGAAACTCTTGGAATACAAATCTTGAGCAGGTATTTTAATAAGTACCTGAGCAGACTTGTTGAGCTCCCAGTCTGAGATCTGTCACTCTCTCGGCCAGATACAATTGCCTTCCATGTCTTCCCACTGAGCTCACTTGGTGTGACACCCTGACGAAAATAAATTGCTCTGTCATCGCAGCCGATTCCCCAGACCTAGGGAGGGAAAAGGCTTCGTGAAGGAAATGCCATGGAATGCAGGTAGATACCAGTTACAGAAGGATGCAGTGGTGGAAAATACAGCACAAAAATCTGCTGGacacagctttttccttttgtgttcttTCTTAATGCTGATACTGTAGATGCAGTCTAAAATTCTGTACCATCCAGAGAAAACCATTTGCAGCTGAATGTGCCATACAGTGACATGCTGACTGTTCATCTTCTGGTGAAGAATTCAGCCACGCATGCCTTCCTAGCAGTTCAAGCACATGGACCTCTTGTTCAGCTGTCCATATTGGCACTGCTGACAGTCCTCACCACATATGAATACTGCCTCTACAAAGTGGAACATAAATATTCTCATATTTGGTATACAGCTGTCTTACCTGGTTATTTAAGCCTACAGTTACCATCATCATTTCTCCAACCATTTCAATCCAGCTTGTTCCACAAGGATTATGTGAGTTCACTCCTCTTCTAAACCATACCTGCAACAGCAATAAGTCTAAATTTTGCTTCTTCTGCATTAGCAAGCAGACAGCTGGAATTTAGTTTCTTGAGTGGATTAGTCTTAATCTCTAATACTGACTTGCCACATTGCCTTAAGAAGCTTCTTACCTCCttggttctttttctttatcAGGTAAAGGTAAAATAATTCTCTTAATAGTATCCAGACTGTGTGTCCTTGTGACTAACTACAGCCAGAACAGCCCACAGGGAGACTTTTTGTTATGCCTTTCTGTGACAGAGTTAGCTTCTCTGCCATTGGAAAAATACTTTCTATTACATGTCAATTATCGGCTATTTTTGGTCACTCTGAATGGGCTTCTAAATAGTGTTCTTGTGTTCAAACCCTAGAATAGAAGCAGGGTGACAGAGGGAACTGTCAGAGGGATCTTTTCAGTGGTACAGCTCTTTGAATTGCCTCCCCTTAGATTAGTCTTTACAAATCCAAAAGTGTCTGTGGGCTGGGTACCTGGAAAAATTTCCATCCTTATTTAGCATATAGTGGCAAGCAGCTACTTTAGAAGCTGTTGGTTGAATCACATAACAGTGTACTTGACTATCTTGTGGCAGATCTGAAGAAAAACATGCTAGCTTATCTACATTTATTGTAGTGGTTTTATTTGGCAGATGTAGCAGGCTGGACACAGTCTGTTACCATGGCTCAGCTGACAAGTAGTAACTCATTAAACCAGAGTAACTCAATTACTTAAAACTGCTATACCTGCATAGAATTCATCTATGGTTTTGAATTCAATATGAAGGGATTTGATTGCTACCAGCACAAAAGCACTCTGACACATTCTTCAAGACTTCAAGACTTTCAAGACCCTCTGTGAGGATGATCCTAATGGGTCCCTTTCAACTTGAGAtagtctatgattctaagttAAAACCCCAGTAAGAAAGTAATCACACATACACATAACAGATATGTCACTTAATAAATAACCCCCCCCCCTACATTAAAAGGCTGATGAAGAAGAAACAGTTTCAGtaggaagataaaaaaataggATCATATAGAAAAGTGTAGGTGAAAATATTcctcatgctgcttttgatgtaACCTTCAGACCATGTGGAAACAAGACTGAGCAGCTAGGAGTCCCTTCAATTTTGATGCTCAATATCGTTTAGAAGTAGGCCCCTTATTACATCTCCACCCACCTCCACACCTGTCTGACTTGGATTTAGAAAATTCCTtccaagagaaaagcagaaagtcttCCTTAAACTAAACACAACTATGTATATCACAAACCACAGGGCATTCCCACACACAGCAAGGAGAACTGTAATTCTCCAAACCATGGGGATAGTGAGTCCAAATCACCAATGTTTCCTATGAAAGTTACATGCCTGTTTGAGAAAAATAGatagaaaaaagggaagaaaaaacagaaccaGAGCATGACACCTCTTACTTTTCTATCCTTTGTAACACACCACACCACATCAACACCCACAGAGACATGCATAATCCCATTTTCAGAGCTTGGAGACTCCACAATACTCCAGGAAATTCctgcaagaaacaaaacccagaaggcATTGTAGGTTAGGTTCTTATTCAACACTATACAATTCAAAGGGGTTTACAGCTAAATTTAACAAACTTTACCTTGAGGGTTATTCCTATCAATTCCTTCTCTCACAATAGCTTGCCCTTCCCAAAGAGTTGCCCAAAGGAGGTCATATGGTCCACAGCTGATCTGTACAACTTCACCAGGAGTGGTGATTAAGGACCACATGGAACCTTCTGGATTGTGATGGCAGACATTTTCTCTGTACCATACCtagacaagtttaaaaaaaaaaaacacaacacaaaccccaaaacttagaaaaATACTGCTACAACAATGAAACCATTGAGACAAGCATGAAGACAAACTGGAAAGAACAGTCCTCCTTTAACAACAGGATTTTTTTAGTCAGTGTATGCACTCTGacctttaaagttgttttttttttatgttgattaTGCAGTTGAAGACTATTTCCTTATGTACTAAGGGAGGAGGCTTTTCTACAGACTAGCTTTTATGATGGAAGCAAATCTGGATTGGGTACAGTAACCTATTGCTGCAAGTTCTGTGTatatttcaacatttaaaaaacatttcagtgtacTTCAGGGCATGTTATATAAATAAAGAATGAACAAATATATAACACAAAAATGTTACTGTTAGATGATAGCCCAACCTCACTTTCACTGAACAGAGCTTGCCACAATATGGGTAGAAAATTCCATTCTCTGTGCAGCCTTCAGTGACATCCAGTCCATTTGCTAGTTTTGGTCCTACAGCCTGTGCACTTTTCTATAGATCAGTCAAAACAGGAAGGTCAAACATAGAAACCATCTTGCGGTAGTTGTACAAGTGGTCCAAAACATGACTGCTGAGTGCTAAATTctcatttttagaaatacttctatttttctgGGGACTTTTACTCGGGAGATGAAAGCATTTTACAGTGTCAGTCAAGTAAGCCTGCAGAGTGGGATGCTTGTCACTTATTACTGGGAAGTATAAGGCAtagggaattttattttaaacaatttaacCAAGATTACTTGCCTCTCCAGGCAGTGCCAAGTGTGACTGAAATCTCAGACTATCTGTTAAAAGTCTTACATTCTTCCCTATGAGACCACAAGTTAGATCTAGAGACAAAGGAATGTCAGATACATGCTTTAAggatgaaggaaggaaagcaagaatCAAATCTTTACAGCACTGAACAAAAGAGAAGAGGCCTTATGGCAGGcctaaaaacaacaacaaaaaagaaagtttagttttcaatagaaaataaaattaaaacattccaGAGCTGGATTCCACATTGCCAAGTCAGGAGGTTACCATTTTCTGATCAGCAAGTCTTAGAAAACCGTTTTGTAAACTTTTCCTTGAACCATTCCTGACTCTGCCACAGAGACACAGCACAAGGCTTTGCAAGAATCTTTATCAGGTTTTAATGCTCCTTCTCTTTGTTACCAGTGCCATAGTCTGCATTCTGGGCATTTTTCAGGATATAAGACACTACTCATCCCAAGTTTTTAAGATTCACCTGTTTATAGAGGTTTAAGGCTTCCATGAAACAGGAACCCTATGAGATACTAAACCCTTCCATTTACAACACAAATTGTTACATAATATAGTCCCAAAACAGCTTTTACATCCTCTGCCAGATGCACAAGCAGTGTATTTCCTTACCAACGCAAGACATAACAAACCTGCCTTGCTTTAaaagcatttaactttttttcagtagtaaTTTATATTAGAAAACGTTGGGAACACGCACATACCTTTCCTTGTAAAGAAACTGCCCATACTGATAAACGGCCAAGAGGCTCATCGGTGATTTCCCATCCTCCAATGGAGATGTCATTGAAAGGGTCTGGCAACTGATCTGGATCATCACGTGATACAATCtgaggcaaagagaaagaagattgAGAAGAGAAGACACTGCAAATAGATAGGTGATTTGGCTGGTGGCCTAACTTGTTTCTTGCAGATTGGTTTACGTATCGCTTACTAAAGTGGCTGAGCATGGAGATTCTTCCTCTCGTTCAAGGCTGCTACATGCAGAGAGAGGGGAAACGCTCCTGAAAGAGCATGAAGTCTGTGTTTCATCCCCTAACTAAAGGAAATTTTTACTCACAGAACAGTGCATACAGATGTTCTTTGAATTGGAAAGCTGGAACATCACAAATTAAAAGGTTTTGTACATTCTTAGAATGGAACAACAATTATTAAAGGACAGTTATTCATCCAGATAAAGGACACAGCTGGTGAATGATGCTAGATAGGTGCCACCTCGAAAGACAGTGCTTTGTCAAACAaccaaaagaagttaaaaagttGGTTTGAAATTTGCAAAGGAGCTGAGCATCTATCTCCAACTGCATTGCTATGAGATTTGGCACCTTATTACCACAGgtttctatgaaaaaaaccagctttccATTTATGCTTGCAAAAATTACACATTGGAAGTCAAGGAATCCAGCCTACAAAGCAGTGATAAAAAATGAGTTTCCCTGCGCTTATAATTGAtcatttcagaaaatcagatatTCAGAACCTTCGCCCAAACGTCCCGTGATTTGTATCTCCTGTATCTGATCCACCTTCTGCGTCTGACACAAGAATTCCATTTCTTATCCTTTGTGTAGGTGCTGGGGAAGTCTATGGCGTAAGTCCAGCCCTGCAAACAGAGGTTTTCTTGTATGAAAATCAGGACCAAAGGAAAGCTTGAAATCATAACTCGGAGCAATCCTGCACAAGAGTCACTCCTACAAATACAGTACAAGTTACTGTGCATGTCTCAACAGCCCTGATTAACAGATCAGCTAATTCCATGAATGATTTACGACTCATGTCCAAATTCCTCTCCATGATATACACAGAACAAACAAGACACTGTAAAGCATTTTACTTTCTTCATAGTAAAGATCTTAAAAAACAATGGCATCCAGTTGCCAGCACTTCGTGGCctgatcaaaagaaaaaagcttctatagAAGCTCATATAGACTTCAAAAGCCTTCAAACAAGATCCTTTCTTATGTTGTATTATAGTTGAGCTATTTCCCAGAAAGAAGTAGCTATAGGAATTTAagtgccttttatttttacagaCCTTTTACACTTCTATAAAAGTGCCTTTTATTTTAGAGAGTAAGGATTCCCAGAATAGATCTCTTTTTGGTGTTGTTCACCTACCCCTTTCTCTGTTGGTTCCCCTCCAATATTTTCATCCACATACCAGTCAGACTCCCACTCCCAGTGTGGTGAAGGCAGTGTGAAACTATCAAGCTGCTGATGTTTTAGCCCGCTCACATCACTCCACTGCCAGCGGTCACTGGGCAGTAATTTCTCACAAAAGCCACCAACTGGATTCCAGCGCTgccagaaataataaataaaatattttatttgacatCACATCGTCTCATTGGACATCTACAAGGAATCATCAATGatacatttcttattttctgcagtaGAAGAGGAATAAATTCCTGGGGTGAATGAGAAAGTGTTCGCACTGCAAGCCCCTACCTAACATAGTCCTGGGGGAAGCTTTTTTAAGTATCAAAGAAAGGCTGACTGCAGAGCTAGTCCCAACCAAGTCATTTTCAGCTACATAAATAGGAGCAACTGGTGATGTATTTTACTACtaacagtgctttttttctttggtgatgTATGGCACCATGATACTGCAGCATTAGGATAATGCTATATAGATGGCCTTGGGATCTCTAATCTACTCCCTGTGAGAAAGACGATTAGTATCCTGCCCACACTAGAAAAATAGCATAGCTTCTGTGCCAGAAACTATGTCAAGATAACTGTATCAGTAAATCTTCTCTGTATCTTGAGTTATAccaagaggggttttttcccaagtctGGCTTTAATCAGTTACAGAACAAATAACTTACTAGGGGTTTTGCCAATGcagcagtgattttttctttttttccccacacgcTTACCTGCTATAGACATACTGGCAAAATTTGTCATATAATACTGTCTTACGTTTTAGGGCACGTGGAAAATGACTGGTTCAAAAATCCTTCTATaatttttatgcaaaatattatttacttttaCTAGGAATCTGGCAAAATTGCTTTGCACATTATCTGTAAACTATTTGagtttaattttgttgttgttagctcttgcagaaaatttccttttgtgctttctagtattttgctttccattttttcatagcctagaacaaacaaaacaaaagttttaaaataacaataaaataaaatttaaagttttGCATTTTTAGAGAACATCTTTACGTAACAAAAGGAACACTCTTAAATGGCTGCAAAGTTGTATCAATGTTAAATAATGTATAACATTAATTTGTAGTATTTTTACCCATGCAGATAAGTTAATGTCTTTTCTCAACTTATATTTATCCCATTGCTCGTTAGAAATCAGAGAAACGTGCTCAAGAAAATCCTTCAGTTTTCTCTCTCAAATAACTTTTGgttaacttaaaaacaaaatagataaatttcctttaaaatactattttaaaggCATCCTCTTGAAGTACATCATATAGGATCATCTTAACACTCCTATGCAAAAAAACTGGAAACATTGTACTTTAATGGAGAGTTATGCCTTTATTAGGTCTCTGAAACTctaaaaaatagcattttcttaaGAATAGTATATTTCTGATAATGTATCTTTGTTGCCTGGAAGTTACACTGGGCATTTTCTGAAGGGGATTGTGTATTTGTCactaaggaaaggaaaacatcaggTGAAAAGGGTGAATGTTGCAGTCTGAAATGGCTTGCATAAAACAGGCCGAAGTACACACTGGCATTGCTTTTGGTAAGAGTAGGGAAGTATAACCTTCCTTTGGGaattaaaatactaaaagaaTAACCTGCTGTTTGGCACATATATACTCTTCAGAAATATCaggtaggaaaagaaaacaaataaaaccaaacaatctTGATTTGAGAAGAACATGCAGAGACAGCTGATGTATGGATTTGCTATCATTCCTTTCTGCCACAAATACATGGTGGTGTGATAGAGGGACCCATAACATGTCATACCTGATTCTCATAGGTTTCTTCCTGGTATCTAATAGGAACGTCAGCCGAGAACACGTAGGTGTATACTTGATGATCACAGGCTATTCCCCAGCAGCACTGTTTGACAGCAGAGACCCGTTTGAATTCCAGCTGCGTGTCCTTACAGAGCTCCCAGTACTGGCCAACAGTAGACAGAGTGTAAACCCTCCCAAAAATGTCAACAGCCCACAAAAGGGAACTGGGCATGGCCATGTCTGAAAGGCAAAAAGGAGGTATTAATGGAcatgacagttttaaaaaatggatcTTGAACCTACTGTAGATCAGTCCTGCTCTGAGCCATCACCAGTCAAAttaaataaagatgaaaagaatGATCTTTTAAAAAGAGCCCATGCAAAGCTGGCAGACAGATCTCCTTCAGTCAGAGCTGTGCAGTTACACCTCTTAGATGGCTCTGAAAAGCCACATGAAAGACCTTGCTAGCGGCACACTATTGTCCATCCTACAAGAGCTCACAACATTAATAGGACAGCTCTGGCAGGCTGAGGACAGGAGTCAACACTGAAGTGAAATGAAGTAGCATGGACCATTTTATAGCAGGCAGTTTCACTCTCAAGAGCTGGTAATGCTGGTGGTGCTAC contains:
- the TECPR1 gene encoding tectonin beta-propeller repeat-containing protein 1 isoform X2; this translates as MAMPSSLLWAVDIFGRVYTLSTVGQYWELCKDTQLEFKRVSAVKQCCWGIACDHQVYTYVFSADVPIRYQEETYENQRWNPVGGFCEKLLPSDRWQWSDVSGLKHQQLDSFTLPSPHWEWESDWYVDENIGGEPTEKGGWTYAIDFPSTYTKDKKWNSCVRRRRWIRYRRYKSRDVWAKIVSRDDPDQLPDPFNDISIGGWEITDEPLGRLSVWAVSLQGKVWYRENVCHHNPEGSMWSLITTPGEVVQISCGPYDLLWATLWEGQAIVREGIDRNNPQGISWSIVESPSSENGIMHVSVGVDVVWCVTKDRKVWFRRGVNSHNPCGTSWIEMVGEMMMVTVGLNNQVWGIGCDDRAIYFRQGVTPSELSGKTWKAIVSGRESDRSQTGSSTSLLSAGCFFTDDIQNQTNAIIQGDADTSSDTDLPSVPMNLANTLPMGAAASSSGKGSGDQTAEICANLTVDPLDSDQGEATVASTSNEKANLEMHKSTNPNPSAELQWTNIDLKEAQKHPVLSVSTFAETSSLSSLGMFSVGAEEQYGADEHPLWAWVSGGGCLVDLHSPLKWFTVPSGLSSSVQSLSLSITPAQTAAWRKQIFQQLSERTKRELENFRHYEQAIEQSVWVKTGTLQWWRNWKPHKWMDVRVALEQFTGSDGMRDSILFIYYMYHEEKKYIHVFLNEVTIIVEVLNEAKHSFALYTPERTKQRWPIRLAATTEQEMHDWLSLLNMSCCESRQIQGPPSHHAIWSVTCKGDIFVSEPSPELEAGPHLMPCDEMFWRQVGGHLRLIECNNRGIVWGIGYDHTAWVYTGGYGGGFIQGLASSADNIYTQSDVKCVYIYENQRWNPVTGYSSRGLPTDRYMWSDASGLQECTKINTKPPSPQWSWVSDWYIDFNTSGGTDREGWQYAADFPASYHGHKTMKDFVRRRRWAREHPGCMWEQISPSFPSQLEHFTKCGLLLEMVLPSIGVQCLQKNLQVIVGIIFLHLKNKS
- the TECPR1 gene encoding tectonin beta-propeller repeat-containing protein 1 isoform X1, which encodes MAMPSSLLWAVDIFGRVYTLSTVGQYWELCKDTQLEFKRVSAVKQCCWGIACDHQVYTYVFSADVPIRYQEETYENQRWNPVGGFCEKLLPSDRWQWSDVSGLKHQQLDSFTLPSPHWEWESDWYVDENIGGEPTEKGGWTYAIDFPSTYTKDKKWNSCVRRRRWIRYRRYKSRDVWAKIVSRDDPDQLPDPFNDISIGGWEITDEPLGRLSVWAVSLQGKVWYRENVCHHNPEGSMWSLITTPGEVVQISCGPYDLLWATLWEGQAIVREGIDRNNPQGISWSIVESPSSENGIMHVSVGVDVVWCVTKDRKVWFRRGVNSHNPCGTSWIEMVGEMMMVTVGLNNQVWGIGCDDRAIYFRQGVTPSELSGKTWKAIVSGRESDRSQTGSSTSLLSAGCFFTDDIQNQTNAIIQGDADTSSDTDLPSVPMNLANTLPMGAAASSSGKGSGDQTAEICANLTVDPLDSDQGEATVASTSNEKANLEMHKSTNPNPSAELQWTNIDLKEAQKHPVLSVSTFAETSSLSSLGMFSVGAEEQYGADEHPLWAWVSGGGCLVDLHSPLKWFTVPSGLSSSVQSLSLSITPAQTAAWRKQIFQQLSERTKRELENFRHYEQAIEQSVWVKTGTLQWWRNWKPHKWMDVRVALEQFTGSDGMRDSILFIYYMYHEEKKYIHVFLNEVTIIVEVLNEAKHSFALYTPERTKQRWPIRLAATTEQEMHDWLSLLNMSCCESRQIQGPPSHHAIWSVTCKGDIFVSEPSPELEAGPHLMPCDEMFWRQVGGHLRLIECNNRGIVWGIGYDHTAWVYTGGYGGGFIQGLASSADNIYTQSDVKCVYIYENQRWNPVTGYSSRGLPTDRYMWSDASGLQECTKINTKPPSPQWSWVSDWYIDFNTSGGTDREGWQYAADFPASYHGHKTMKDFVRRRRWARKCKIVTNGPWLEVPPVTLWDISIIPSTDADGEEAVALWAIGDKGDVLCRLGVTQQNPAGTSWLHVGTDQPFISISIGAFYQVWAIARDGSAFYRGSVSPKKPAGDCWYHIPSPQKQKLKQVSVGRTSVFVLDKNGNLWYRQGITPSYPQGSTWDHVSNNIRKMSVGPLDQLWVIADKVQGSHSLSCGTVCHRTGVQPMEPKGLSWDYGIGGGWEHITVRGSATEASRVAVHDISEENPAVSKDLEDEENKGKTERSQSPLMVSESQELDRNAANC